A genomic segment from Spirosoma sp. SC4-14 encodes:
- a CDS encoding DUF5017 domain-containing protein: MNKYNISLSSMALLLASLTACRQTDVDAPSFDVSTTKTTVKAGETVPFTFTGGNPDQLVFYSGEIGKRYENRSRTSLAGVDKLVFQSAMQQGVLASQDSLRLLVSTNLKSYDANGIASATWTDITARNTKWPKALSTSYTTSDSIDLTSFNTADSVAIAFRFLGKKDIANPQRKWQIQNLTLTNKVADGTQTPLLSTFANTGWVQLSIKNQATAWDVGTANVSAATSVSNTSGKVIRSSYPITFDPGTTVGVDDNDDWLITSKVNPKTVKPDVGVVIKNTANNALYTYSYAFKTAGTYTVTFIAQNSNVNDRKDVVRQVQITVTP; encoded by the coding sequence ATGAATAAATACAATATTTCCCTAAGCAGTATGGCGCTCCTGCTTGCCTCGCTTACCGCCTGTCGGCAAACGGATGTCGATGCACCGTCATTTGACGTGAGCACGACCAAAACGACGGTCAAAGCAGGCGAAACAGTTCCATTTACATTTACAGGCGGCAACCCTGACCAGCTTGTTTTCTACTCCGGCGAAATTGGTAAACGCTATGAGAATCGAAGTCGTACGTCACTGGCGGGGGTAGACAAACTCGTGTTTCAGTCGGCCATGCAACAGGGCGTTCTGGCCAGCCAGGATTCGTTGCGGCTGCTGGTGTCGACTAATCTGAAAAGCTACGATGCCAATGGAATCGCCAGTGCTACCTGGACCGACATAACCGCCCGAAACACGAAATGGCCCAAAGCACTAAGCACCTCGTATACAACTTCCGACTCCATTGATCTGACGAGTTTCAACACAGCGGACTCAGTAGCGATTGCGTTCCGGTTTCTGGGTAAAAAAGATATCGCTAATCCGCAGCGCAAATGGCAGATTCAGAACCTGACGCTAACGAATAAGGTAGCAGACGGGACGCAAACGCCACTCCTGTCGACCTTTGCCAATACGGGCTGGGTGCAGCTCAGCATCAAAAATCAGGCAACAGCCTGGGATGTGGGAACGGCCAATGTGTCGGCCGCCACGAGTGTCAGTAACACCAGTGGCAAAGTCATCCGGTCGTCCTACCCCATTACCTTCGACCCCGGCACAACCGTTGGCGTAGATGATAACGACGACTGGCTGATTACCAGCAAGGTAAACCCAAAGACAGTGAAGCCAGATGTTGGAGTTGTCATTAAAAATACGGCAAATAATGCCCTGTACACCTACAGCTATGCCTTCAAAACGGCGGGCACGTACACCGTTACGTTCATAGCCCAAAACAGCAACGTGAATGATCGAAAGGACGTAGTCAGGCAGGTACAGATTACCGTTACGCCCTAA